The proteins below come from a single Myxococcota bacterium genomic window:
- a CDS encoding ABC transporter substrate-binding protein, which translates to MSDDLRYAERMFPEPKDHGIAQPDRAVCSVTHGTSSNQGKSAKTDGEAWFHGGGAIGERAVQDIVIYPPTRGLETQGDPFEPVKIGVLIDMDLGQLLADWIDPTILAIEDALNEGVWGRSPVQIVTADARGLPRENYRKVIAGYEWLVEQGCCVVLGPMISDNSFVLQETIDRTGVPCIGWTGAHPFATDSCFTVANGDIASEGVICANFLYGRGCRKVGLFWEAGSSGRDYADYFRETAMRLGMTVTREVRLEPNPRDLVEHLREMRAMGTEGVYYGGYGYATMHFGRAFKELGWDPLRIMGTAFMFYSNTNAWGEGIEGWHGIDQLAEPGTNPNYEAMIARYEKRFDRKSRNVVVALAYDTARAAIHGIANARIPTPKEVKLGIERIRWMPATNGGPATYVQFGPGDHKGYKGDFLTIWQLRDQKLDFVEYVRPQWPSNAAR; encoded by the coding sequence ATGTCCGACGATCTTCGTTATGCCGAGCGCATGTTCCCCGAGCCGAAGGACCACGGCATCGCGCAGCCCGATCGCGCCGTCTGCTCGGTCACGCACGGCACCAGCTCGAACCAGGGGAAGAGCGCGAAGACGGACGGCGAGGCCTGGTTCCACGGCGGCGGCGCCATCGGCGAGCGCGCGGTCCAGGACATCGTGATCTACCCGCCGACGCGCGGGCTCGAGACGCAGGGCGACCCGTTCGAGCCGGTGAAGATCGGCGTGCTGATCGACATGGATCTCGGGCAGCTGCTCGCCGACTGGATCGACCCGACGATCCTCGCGATCGAGGACGCGCTGAACGAGGGCGTCTGGGGCCGCTCGCCCGTGCAGATCGTCACGGCCGACGCGCGCGGCCTCCCGCGCGAGAACTACCGCAAGGTGATCGCCGGCTACGAATGGCTCGTCGAGCAGGGCTGCTGCGTGGTCCTCGGGCCGATGATCTCCGACAACTCGTTCGTGCTGCAGGAGACGATCGACCGCACGGGCGTCCCGTGCATCGGATGGACCGGCGCGCACCCGTTCGCGACCGACTCCTGCTTCACGGTCGCGAACGGCGACATCGCCTCCGAGGGCGTGATCTGCGCGAACTTCCTCTACGGCCGCGGCTGCAGGAAGGTGGGCCTCTTCTGGGAGGCCGGCTCGTCGGGCCGCGACTACGCCGACTACTTCCGCGAGACGGCGATGCGCCTCGGCATGACGGTGACGCGCGAGGTGCGGCTCGAGCCGAATCCGCGCGACCTCGTCGAGCACCTTCGCGAGATGCGCGCGATGGGAACGGAGGGCGTCTACTACGGTGGCTATGGCTATGCCACGATGCACTTCGGCCGCGCGTTCAAGGAGCTCGGCTGGGACCCGCTGCGCATCATGGGCACCGCGTTCATGTTCTACTCGAACACGAATGCGTGGGGCGAGGGGATCGAGGGCTGGCACGGCATCGACCAGCTGGCCGAGCCCGGCACGAACCCGAACTACGAGGCGATGATCGCGCGCTACGAGAAGCGCTTCGACCGCAAGTCGCGCAACGTCGTCGTCGCGCTCGCGTACGACACGGCGCGCGCGGCGATCCACGGCATCGCGAACGCGCGCATCCCGACGCCGAAGGAGGTGAAGCTCGGGATCGAGCGCATCCGCTGGATGCCCGCGACGAACGGCGGGCCGGCCACCTACGTGCAGTTCGGGCCCGGCGACCACAAGGGCTACAAGGGCGACTTCCTGACGATCTGGCAGCTGCGGGACCAGAAGCTCGACTTCGTCGAGTACGTCCGCCCGCAGTGGCCGAGCAACGCGGCGCGCTAG
- a CDS encoding PEP-CTERM sorting domain-containing protein, translated as MRQLRHAAIGLASAFALVLAAPAAEALPVGYDLQITVDDASGGGNIGSMNLQGLQTMGLVSETTNPGAGTTTAALTGPMMGSGGLWTLDSWDSTLKEDPWITNNFVVTNNTGGVATFTITVSSPIPAFNANQIVQSTIQLSILDDDNAGGASASSVAGIDVYQGKVNGTTALSLLDDPFAISCTSPVDCVINGNTADGVASQPFGPAVATNIGITVTFQLSNGDSASVLSRFEIVPEPGTGLLMTAGLLALAGLHRRR; from the coding sequence GTGCGCCAGCTCCGCCACGCCGCCATCGGTCTCGCTTCCGCGTTCGCCCTCGTCCTCGCCGCCCCGGCCGCCGAGGCCCTTCCCGTCGGCTACGACCTGCAGATCACGGTCGACGACGCGTCGGGCGGCGGGAACATCGGCTCGATGAACCTGCAGGGGCTCCAGACGATGGGGCTCGTCAGCGAGACGACGAACCCGGGCGCCGGCACCACCACCGCCGCACTCACGGGCCCGATGATGGGCTCGGGCGGCCTGTGGACCCTCGACTCCTGGGACTCGACGCTGAAGGAAGACCCGTGGATCACGAACAACTTCGTGGTCACGAACAACACGGGCGGCGTCGCGACCTTCACGATCACGGTCTCGAGCCCGATCCCCGCGTTCAACGCGAACCAGATCGTGCAGTCGACGATCCAGCTCTCGATCCTCGACGACGACAACGCGGGCGGCGCCTCGGCGAGCTCGGTCGCGGGCATCGACGTCTACCAGGGCAAGGTGAACGGCACGACCGCGCTCTCCCTGCTCGACGACCCGTTCGCGATCTCGTGCACCTCGCCCGTCGACTGCGTGATCAACGGGAACACGGCGGACGGCGTCGCGAGCCAGCCGTTCGGCCCGGCCGTCGCGACGAACATCGGCATCACGGTGACGTTCCAGCTCTCGAACGGCGACTCCGCCTCGGTGCTGTCGCGCTTCGAGATCGTGCCCGAGCCGGGCACGGGGCTGCTGATGACGGCGGGGCTGCTCGCGCTCGCCGGCCTGCATCGCCGACGTTAG
- a CDS encoding TetR/AcrR family transcriptional regulator, which translates to MPSATPRPRAPRTDAARPRPAGEGRRDRKRRELRERVYEVARELFVKQGFAATTVEQIAEAADVAPATFFNQFQSKGAVLALMTGEVVEYVGALVAHHLGAEGSIGEQLEGLARDAAEQIAANHGVARDVVLELMRMESRPDDTAPYLARVHVPVAEMMRAGQRSGEIRTDCDADFLAEMVVGALNAAVTHWLADPDYPIADRLPRAAAFVWEAIRAPGAAR; encoded by the coding sequence ATGCCGTCCGCCACGCCGCGCCCCCGAGCGCCCCGCACCGACGCCGCGCGACCGCGCCCGGCGGGCGAGGGCCGGCGCGACCGCAAGCGCCGCGAGCTGCGCGAGCGGGTCTACGAGGTCGCGCGCGAGCTCTTCGTCAAGCAGGGCTTCGCCGCGACGACGGTCGAGCAGATCGCCGAGGCCGCGGATGTCGCGCCCGCCACCTTCTTCAACCAGTTCCAGAGCAAGGGCGCGGTGCTCGCGCTCATGACCGGCGAGGTCGTCGAGTACGTCGGCGCGCTCGTCGCCCATCACCTCGGGGCGGAGGGCTCGATCGGCGAGCAGCTCGAAGGCCTCGCGCGCGACGCGGCCGAGCAGATCGCCGCCAACCACGGCGTCGCGCGCGACGTCGTGCTCGAGCTGATGCGGATGGAGTCGCGGCCCGACGACACGGCGCCGTACCTCGCGCGCGTGCACGTCCCGGTCGCCGAGATGATGCGGGCCGGCCAGCGGAGCGGCGAGATCCGCACCGACTGCGACGCCGACTTCCTGGCCGAGATGGTCGTCGGCGCGCTCAACGCGGCCGTCACGCACTGGCTCGCCGACCCCGACTACCCGATCGCCGACCGCCTCCCGCGCGCCGCCGCCTTCGTGTGGGAGGCGATCCGCGCACCCGGAGCCGCACGCTAG
- a CDS encoding AAA family ATPase, with product MDEQAIRAQNLWSSFARKIDPLDNGMELVATPALDAADIGGLDGPKEEVATYACAATSPHIYQSWGTQPPSGILFMGQRGSGKRLLAEALATQTDTSFLVIDVPRLVLDVIHAGKKASELVQGWSDFLEEMPRLTVFFDELEFSQAQEIGERRPDLPVGPIMDFLLEIIDRTIRVDGHLVVAATSHPDSLREAFVVPGRFERLVEVRPRMPEDVVAALQIHARAAEKRAGRSLFESVQWERVVVAARDASIGDWVRILHAVLRRKARCEAAGEETGFVTTVDVQNEVERFTEARRQIRSGGGNYV from the coding sequence ATGGACGAACAAGCGATCCGCGCGCAGAACCTGTGGTCGAGCTTCGCACGCAAGATCGATCCGCTCGACAACGGGATGGAGCTCGTCGCGACGCCGGCGCTCGATGCCGCGGACATCGGCGGCCTCGACGGCCCGAAGGAGGAGGTCGCGACGTACGCCTGCGCCGCGACGAGCCCGCACATCTACCAGAGCTGGGGCACGCAGCCGCCGTCGGGGATCCTGTTCATGGGACAGCGCGGCTCGGGCAAGCGGCTGCTCGCCGAGGCCCTCGCGACGCAGACCGACACGTCGTTCCTCGTGATCGACGTCCCGCGGCTCGTGCTCGACGTGATCCACGCCGGCAAGAAGGCCTCCGAGCTCGTCCAAGGATGGAGCGACTTCCTCGAGGAGATGCCGCGCCTCACGGTGTTCTTCGACGAGCTCGAGTTCTCGCAGGCGCAGGAGATCGGCGAGCGCCGTCCCGACCTCCCCGTCGGCCCGATCATGGACTTCCTGCTCGAGATCATCGATCGCACCATCCGCGTCGACGGCCACCTCGTCGTCGCCGCGACGTCGCACCCCGACTCGCTGCGCGAAGCGTTCGTCGTGCCCGGGCGCTTCGAGCGGCTCGTCGAGGTGCGGCCGCGCATGCCGGAGGACGTCGTCGCCGCGCTCCAGATCCACGCGCGCGCCGCCGAGAAGCGCGCGGGCCGCTCGCTCTTCGAGTCCGTGCAGTGGGAGCGCGTCGTCGTCGCCGCGCGCGACGCGTCGATCGGCGACTGGGTGCGCATCCTGCACGCGGTGCTGCGCCGGAAGGCGCGCTGCGAGGCGGCCGGCGAGGAGACCGGGTTCGTGACGACCGTGGACGTGCAGAACGAGGTCGAGCGCTTCACCGAGGCGCGTCGCCAGATCCGCAGCGGCGGCGGCAACTACGTGTGA
- a CDS encoding DNA-3-methyladenine glycosylase 2 family protein: MSPAARPASRIAKLDARAAAAATRALAHRAAPDARMRALVRRVGPCPLRATGRPYAYLVRSVLYQQLAGAAAAAIERRFLALFDGRTPRPEALARAGDARLRSAGLSGGKARALRSIGEAFASGAVRERRLWHLDDDAVVRALSSIHGVGAWTAHMVLMHALGRPDVLPVGDYGVRKGAQQLYGLDALPAPRELEAIAGAWQPYRSVAAWYLWRHDAIAELAHEEIAEERASGPRRR, translated from the coding sequence ATGTCGCCCGCCGCTCGGCCCGCCTCGCGAATCGCGAAGCTCGACGCGCGCGCCGCCGCCGCCGCGACGCGCGCGCTCGCGCACCGCGCGGCGCCCGACGCGCGCATGCGCGCGCTCGTGCGCCGCGTCGGCCCGTGTCCCCTCCGCGCGACGGGCCGTCCCTACGCGTATCTCGTGCGATCGGTGCTCTACCAGCAGCTCGCCGGTGCCGCGGCCGCGGCGATCGAGCGGCGCTTCCTCGCGCTCTTCGACGGCCGCACGCCGCGCCCCGAAGCGCTCGCGCGCGCGGGCGACGCGCGCCTGCGCAGCGCGGGGCTCTCGGGCGGCAAGGCGCGCGCGCTCCGGTCGATCGGCGAGGCCTTCGCGAGTGGCGCGGTCCGCGAGCGGAGGCTCTGGCACCTCGACGACGACGCCGTCGTGCGCGCGCTGTCGTCGATCCACGGCGTCGGCGCGTGGACCGCGCACATGGTGCTGATGCACGCGCTCGGCCGCCCCGACGTGCTGCCGGTCGGCGACTACGGTGTGCGGAAGGGCGCGCAGCAGCTCTACGGGCTCGATGCGCTGCCCGCGCCGCGCGAGCTCGAGGCGATCGCGGGCGCATGGCAGCCCTACCGCAGCGTCGCCGCCTGGTACCTGTGGAGGCACGACGCGATCGCGGAGCTCGCGCACGAGGAGATCGCGGAAGAACGCGCTTCGGGGCCGCGAAGGCGGTGA
- a CDS encoding cytochrome P450 has product MTSQVRDMQQRVDAARFGASGFWTWDAPMWDALRHLRDSDPVHWSEPDQLFVLSRFEDVAFVSKHNAQFCSGQGVLPGNPAKIGLIDEDEPRHTQLRRLINKGFTPRMVKKLEIAFRAITDETLDAVARRGECDFVDDIAVPLPLLLIAEMIGIRREDRERFHEWSDAMILAQGNMGDPNVMARAGQAFAEYAAYVSDVIAARRRDPQDDLISVLVHAKDEGLLHENATKHEGVRSVLGEEIHEQLSNDELLMFCTLLLVAGNETTRNGLSGAMMLLIQHPEVRARLLADPSLVPPAIEETLRLTSPVVSFVRTATETTTLRDQKIEQGQKVLMLYPAANRDERQFADPDRLDIDRNPHHLAFGIGNHFCLGANLARMELRVALSEVLRRMPDMEFVDGGPQMAPTALVRSFQHMRVRYTPQA; this is encoded by the coding sequence ATGACTTCCCAGGTTCGCGACATGCAGCAGCGGGTCGACGCCGCGCGCTTCGGCGCCTCCGGATTCTGGACGTGGGACGCGCCCATGTGGGACGCGCTCCGCCACCTGCGCGACTCCGACCCCGTGCACTGGTCGGAGCCCGACCAGCTCTTCGTGCTGTCGCGCTTCGAGGACGTCGCCTTCGTCTCGAAGCACAACGCGCAGTTCTGCTCGGGGCAGGGCGTGCTGCCCGGGAACCCGGCCAAGATCGGCCTGATCGACGAGGACGAGCCGCGTCACACGCAGCTGCGCCGGCTCATCAACAAGGGCTTCACGCCGCGCATGGTCAAGAAGCTCGAGATCGCGTTCCGCGCGATCACCGACGAGACGCTCGACGCCGTCGCGCGGCGCGGCGAGTGCGACTTCGTCGACGACATCGCAGTGCCGCTCCCGCTGCTGCTGATCGCCGAGATGATCGGGATCCGGCGCGAGGACCGCGAGCGCTTCCACGAGTGGTCGGACGCGATGATCCTCGCGCAGGGCAACATGGGCGACCCGAACGTGATGGCGCGCGCGGGCCAGGCGTTCGCCGAGTACGCGGCCTACGTGTCGGACGTGATCGCCGCGCGTCGACGCGACCCGCAGGACGACCTGATCTCGGTGCTCGTGCACGCGAAGGACGAGGGGCTGCTGCACGAGAACGCGACGAAGCACGAGGGCGTGCGCAGCGTGCTCGGCGAGGAGATCCACGAGCAGCTCAGCAACGACGAGCTCCTGATGTTCTGCACGCTGCTGCTCGTCGCCGGCAACGAGACGACGCGCAACGGGCTCTCGGGCGCGATGATGCTGCTGATCCAGCACCCCGAGGTGCGCGCGCGCCTCCTCGCCGACCCGTCGCTCGTCCCGCCGGCGATCGAGGAGACGCTGCGGCTCACCTCGCCGGTGGTCTCGTTCGTGCGCACGGCGACGGAGACGACGACGCTGCGCGACCAGAAGATCGAGCAGGGCCAGAAGGTGCTGATGCTCTACCCGGCGGCGAACCGCGACGAGCGCCAGTTCGCGGACCCCGACCGGCTCGACATCGATCGCAACCCGCACCACCTGGCCTTCGGCATCGGCAACCACTTCTGCCTGGGCGCGAACCTCGCGCGCATGGAGCTGCGCGTGGCGCTCTCCGAGGTGCTGCGGCGCATGCCCGACATGGAGTTCGTCGACGGCGGCCCGCAGATGGCGCCGACCGCGCTCGTCCGCAGCTTCCAGCACATGCGCGTGCGCTACACGCCGCAGGCGTGA
- a CDS encoding SDR family oxidoreductase, whose product MSGDVTTTDRLRGHRALVVGGGSGIGLASARALVADGADVAIAGRTVAKLEAASEALRAIAARSGGSVRCTACDAMDAASVRDAVAFAAGDRGLDSALAVPGGGGYAPVLGYDVDRFLDDVALNLRPAFLVLKYAGLAMVRGGGGSIVLVSSTAAVMSTPFLAAYGAAKAAIDQLARVAADELGRFGVRVNAVRPGLTSTDATQGLVGAEAFLGRFLAQQPLARRGEADDQGQLVRFLAGPESGWVTGQCITVDGGHTLRRFPDMEDLARQVVGEGVFAAIERGEEPEEG is encoded by the coding sequence ATGAGCGGCGATGTCACGACCACGGATCGTCTGCGCGGGCACCGCGCGCTCGTCGTCGGCGGCGGGAGCGGCATCGGGCTCGCGAGCGCGCGCGCGCTCGTCGCCGATGGTGCGGACGTCGCGATCGCCGGTCGCACCGTCGCGAAGCTCGAAGCGGCGAGCGAGGCGCTGCGCGCGATCGCGGCGCGCAGCGGCGGCTCGGTGCGCTGCACGGCCTGCGACGCGATGGACGCCGCGAGCGTGCGCGACGCGGTCGCGTTCGCGGCGGGCGACCGCGGGCTCGACTCCGCGCTCGCCGTCCCGGGCGGCGGTGGCTATGCGCCCGTGCTCGGCTACGACGTCGACCGGTTCCTCGACGACGTCGCGCTGAACCTCCGGCCGGCCTTCCTCGTGCTCAAGTACGCGGGCCTCGCGATGGTGCGCGGCGGCGGCGGCTCGATCGTGCTCGTCTCGTCGACGGCCGCGGTGATGTCGACGCCGTTCCTCGCCGCGTACGGTGCGGCGAAGGCCGCGATCGACCAGCTCGCGCGCGTCGCGGCCGACGAGCTCGGGCGCTTCGGCGTGCGGGTGAACGCCGTGCGCCCCGGGCTCACGTCGACCGACGCGACGCAGGGCCTCGTCGGCGCCGAGGCGTTCCTCGGGCGCTTCCTCGCGCAGCAGCCGCTCGCGCGGCGCGGCGAGGCGGACGACCAGGGGCAGCTCGTGCGCTTCCTGGCGGGGCCCGAGTCGGGCTGGGTGACGGGCCAGTGCATCACGGTCGACGGCGGCCACACGCTGCGGCGGTTCCCGGACATGGAGGACCTCGCGCGCCAGGTGGTGGGCGAGGGGGTCTTCGCGGCGATCGAGCGCGGGGAGGAGCCCGAAGAGGGATAG
- a CDS encoding LuxR C-terminal-related transcriptional regulator: MFDQDGRMHPAWAVTLVVVGIGVLIGLEILEEPDMTFTEILRELVEPTLLVMTAAGVVHLLGRTRSQHREQMALIRDLEVARSEGAQWRSDMRELLKGLSTAIDAQFDRWDLTPAEREVALLMLKGLSHKEIAVVRDTSERTVRQQARAIYAKANLSGRAALSAFFLEDLLLPLDGARATD, from the coding sequence GTGTTCGACCAGGATGGACGCATGCACCCCGCGTGGGCGGTCACGCTCGTGGTCGTCGGCATCGGCGTGCTGATCGGGCTCGAGATCCTCGAAGAGCCGGACATGACGTTCACGGAGATCCTGCGGGAGCTCGTCGAGCCCACGCTCCTCGTGATGACCGCGGCCGGCGTGGTGCACCTTCTCGGGCGCACCCGCAGCCAGCACCGCGAGCAGATGGCCCTGATCCGCGATCTCGAGGTCGCGCGCTCCGAGGGGGCGCAGTGGCGCAGCGACATGCGCGAGCTGCTGAAGGGGCTCTCCACGGCCATCGACGCCCAGTTCGATCGCTGGGATCTCACGCCCGCCGAGCGCGAGGTCGCGCTCCTGATGCTCAAGGGGCTCAGCCACAAGGAGATCGCCGTCGTCCGCGACACGAGCGAGCGCACGGTGCGGCAGCAGGCACGCGCGATCTATGCGAAGGCGAACCTGTCCGGCCGCGCGGCCCTCTCTGCGTTCTTCCTCGAGGATCTGCTGCTCCCGCTCGACGGCGCCCGTGCGACCGACTGA
- a CDS encoding PEP-CTERM sorting domain-containing protein: MHPYVRCALLSIALVAAAAPAGALPTGYDIQIAVANSQTGASMGGADLASLMSAGVLTETVDPVAGTTTLALNTVVAGPSGLWTIDEWDSTIDLDPFITNNFTVTNNTAATLTYTIAVSSPIPAFNADEIVQSTIQLRLLDSNGIGGALVTSSAGTDVYEAFVNGSKALGLLTDPFSLSCTDPIDCTINGTAAAGVASQAFGPAVATSIGLTITFDLTPGNSASILSRFELVPEPGTALLVGIGLVGLAGARRHRRA, encoded by the coding sequence GTGCACCCGTACGTCCGCTGTGCGTTGCTCTCGATCGCGCTCGTCGCCGCGGCCGCGCCCGCCGGCGCCCTTCCGACCGGCTACGACATCCAGATCGCCGTCGCGAACAGCCAGACCGGCGCCAGCATGGGCGGCGCCGACCTGGCCTCGCTGATGTCGGCGGGCGTCCTCACCGAAACCGTCGACCCGGTCGCGGGAACGACGACCCTCGCGCTCAACACCGTCGTCGCCGGCCCGTCGGGCCTGTGGACGATCGACGAGTGGGACTCGACGATCGACCTCGACCCCTTCATCACGAACAACTTCACGGTCACCAACAACACGGCCGCGACGCTCACGTACACGATCGCGGTGTCGAGCCCGATCCCGGCCTTCAATGCCGACGAGATCGTGCAGTCGACGATCCAGCTGCGGCTGCTCGACTCGAACGGCATCGGCGGCGCGCTCGTGACGTCGTCGGCGGGAACGGACGTGTACGAGGCCTTCGTCAACGGCTCGAAGGCGCTCGGGCTCCTCACCGACCCGTTCTCGCTGTCGTGCACCGACCCGATCGACTGCACGATCAACGGCACGGCGGCGGCCGGCGTCGCGAGCCAGGCCTTCGGCCCGGCCGTCGCGACGAGCATCGGCCTCACGATCACGTTCGATCTCACGCCCGGGAACTCGGCCTCGATCCTCTCGCGCTTCGAGCTCGTGCCCGAGCCCGGAACCGCGCTGCTCGTCGGCATCGGCCTGGTCGGGCTCGCCGGCGCGCGGCGCCACCGGCGCGCGTAG
- a CDS encoding alginate export family protein — protein MISARPRRGLVLAALSAALCAAGPNFARADAGEERLLREQLTEREDENRTREPFTRTPFGHLLTLTAQYVVGVEGTRPLREHDAPDGESRALLSSELETELFFSTGERFSFLAQVVGVWDRDLLASTRAGISDAFVERGELWLLSEGVAGLPLQLEIGRLDFEDDRLWWWDTDLDAARATVEVGSLEVALAAAREVAAERSGAGGIAPEHEGVLRLLAEISWDWAPEHALQLFALHHDDRSRTESVGTRVLRAREDDSDARLTWLGARASGALDLDGHAVGYWLDAGWVHGREQRLDLAAVDARVSVVDERSTRRVDGWAIDLGATWRLAAPLDPRLTAGFAIGSGDRDPDDERDRAFRQTGLHGNAPGYGGVQRFSGYGILLDPELSNLTVATLGAGISLLDNSSIDVAYHGYWQVHASDELRDARLEASLTGASRRLGHGIDLVLGIEEWDALELEVSASVFRAGRAFAVDAGDWAYGGFVELRFAF, from the coding sequence ATGATCTCCGCGCGCCCGAGGAGAGGCCTCGTACTCGCGGCCCTCTCCGCCGCCCTCTGCGCAGCGGGGCCGAACTTCGCGCGCGCGGACGCCGGCGAGGAGCGGCTCCTCCGCGAGCAGCTCACCGAGCGCGAGGACGAGAACCGCACCCGCGAGCCGTTCACGCGGACTCCGTTCGGCCACCTGCTCACGCTGACGGCGCAGTACGTCGTCGGCGTCGAGGGGACGCGCCCGCTTCGCGAACACGACGCGCCGGACGGCGAGTCGCGCGCGCTGCTCTCGAGCGAGCTCGAGACCGAGCTGTTCTTCTCGACGGGCGAGCGCTTCTCGTTCCTCGCCCAGGTCGTGGGCGTCTGGGACCGGGATCTGCTCGCGTCGACGCGAGCCGGAATCTCGGACGCCTTCGTCGAACGCGGCGAACTGTGGCTCCTGAGCGAGGGCGTCGCGGGCCTGCCCCTCCAGCTCGAGATCGGACGCCTCGACTTCGAGGACGACCGCCTGTGGTGGTGGGACACGGACCTCGACGCCGCGCGCGCCACCGTCGAAGTGGGCTCCCTGGAAGTCGCGCTCGCCGCAGCGCGCGAAGTCGCCGCCGAGCGCTCCGGCGCGGGCGGCATCGCCCCCGAGCACGAGGGCGTGCTGCGGCTGCTCGCGGAGATCTCGTGGGACTGGGCCCCCGAGCACGCGCTCCAGCTCTTCGCACTCCACCACGACGACCGCTCGCGCACCGAGTCCGTCGGGACGCGCGTGCTGCGCGCGCGCGAGGACGACTCGGACGCCCGCCTCACATGGCTCGGTGCGCGGGCCTCCGGCGCTCTCGACCTCGACGGGCATGCCGTCGGCTACTGGCTCGACGCGGGCTGGGTGCACGGCCGCGAGCAGCGCCTCGATCTCGCCGCCGTCGACGCGCGCGTCTCGGTCGTCGACGAGCGCAGCACGCGACGCGTCGACGGCTGGGCGATCGACCTCGGCGCGACGTGGCGGCTCGCCGCTCCGCTCGACCCGCGTCTGACTGCGGGGTTCGCAATCGGCTCCGGCGACCGCGACCCGGACGACGAGCGTGATCGCGCGTTCCGCCAGACGGGGCTCCACGGCAATGCGCCCGGCTATGGCGGCGTGCAGCGATTCTCGGGCTACGGGATCCTGCTCGACCCCGAGCTGTCGAACCTCACCGTGGCGACGCTCGGCGCCGGCATCTCGCTGCTCGACAACAGCTCGATCGACGTCGCCTACCACGGCTACTGGCAGGTCCACGCGAGCGACGAGCTTCGCGACGCGAGGCTCGAGGCGTCGCTCACGGGCGCCAGCCGGCGGCTCGGTCACGGGATCGACCTCGTGCTCGGCATCGAAGAATGGGACGCGCTCGAGCTCGAGGTCTCCGCGTCCGTCTTCCGCGCAGGCCGCGCGTTCGCCGTCGATGCGGGCGACTGGGCCTACGGCGGCTTCGTCGAGCTGCGCTTCGCGTTCTGA
- a CDS encoding SDR family NAD(P)-dependent oxidoreductase yields the protein MELRGASVVVTGGASGIGAATARRLAASGACCVVADLDETKGGAVAEAIGGRFARVDVADADQVQAALDAALALGPLRALVNAAGVGHAMRTVDREGRPFDLAAFERVLRINLVGTFNCLRLAAAAMARMEPVDADGQRGAIVNLASVAAFDGQIGQAAYSASKGGVVGMTLPIARDLASIGVRVNTVAPGLVDTPIYGEGEGAEKFKAHLGQSVVFPKRLGRADELASMIEELLTNDYLNGEVVRVDGAIRMQPK from the coding sequence ATGGAGCTGCGGGGAGCGTCGGTGGTCGTCACCGGTGGCGCGTCGGGCATCGGGGCCGCGACGGCGCGGCGGCTCGCCGCGAGCGGCGCGTGCTGCGTCGTCGCGGATCTCGACGAGACGAAGGGCGGGGCGGTCGCCGAGGCGATCGGCGGGCGCTTCGCGCGCGTCGACGTCGCGGACGCCGACCAGGTGCAGGCCGCGCTCGACGCCGCACTCGCGCTCGGGCCGCTGCGCGCGCTCGTGAACGCGGCGGGCGTCGGCCACGCGATGAGGACGGTCGACCGGGAAGGGCGGCCGTTCGACCTCGCGGCGTTCGAGCGCGTGCTCCGCATCAACCTCGTCGGCACCTTCAACTGCCTGCGGCTCGCCGCGGCCGCGATGGCGCGCATGGAGCCGGTCGATGCGGACGGGCAGCGGGGCGCGATCGTGAACCTCGCGTCGGTCGCGGCCTTCGACGGGCAGATCGGGCAGGCGGCGTACTCCGCGTCGAAGGGCGGCGTCGTGGGCATGACGCTCCCGATCGCGCGCGACCTCGCGTCGATCGGCGTGCGCGTCAACACGGTCGCGCCCGGTCTCGTCGACACGCCGATCTACGGCGAGGGCGAGGGCGCGGAGAAGTTCAAGGCGCACCTCGGGCAGAGCGTCGTGTTCCCGAAGCGCCTCGGTCGCGCGGACGAGCTCGCGTCGATGATCGAGGAGCTGCTCACGAACGACTACCTGAACGGCGAGGTCGTCCGCGTCGACGGCGCGATCCGCATGCAGCCGAAGTAG